The Spirulina subsalsa PCC 9445 region TGGTTTATCAGTCTCGATGCGATCGCCTGCAATTTGTCGCCCATTGTGCGAAACGTTGGGTAGACTTGAAACAAACCCCTCCCCAGAACCGCAAAATTGCCCTCATTTTAGCCAATTATCCCAACAAAGATGGTCGAATAGCCAATGGAGTGGGGTTAGATACTCCAGCCAGTTGTGTGGGCATTTTAAGGGCATTACAGGACGCTGGCTATGAGGTGGGGTGTCATCCCTTACCAACCTCTGGCGATGATCTCATTCAGCAACTGATTTCTTTTAGCACAAATGACCTCGAAAGTCAAGGGTTAAGACCGGTTCAACAAACCCTTTCTCGGGACGTTTATGAGGCTTATTTTGCCACCTTACCCCCATCAATACAAGGGGCTATTTTAGAACGGTGGGGGGCCATTCCCGACACTGATTTTTCCTTACCCGGTATCCAATGGGGCAATATTTTTGTGGGGATTCAACCCTCCCGAGGGTATGATTTAGACCCTAGTTTAAATTACCACGCCCCAGATTTAGAACCCACTCATCACTATTTAGCCTATTATTTTTGGCTGCGGGAGGTGTTCCAATCTCAGGCCATTGTTCATGTGGGGAAACATGGAAATTTAGAGTGGCTACCGGGGAAAAGTCTCGCCCTGTCAGAGACTTGTTATCCTGAAATTGCCCTAGGCACGATTCCCAATTTTTACCCCTTTATTGTCAACGATCCGGGGGAAGGTTCACAAGCTAAACGACGGGGACAAGCCATTATTTTAGACCATTTAACCCCTCCCCTGACTCGGGCAGAATTATATGGCCCCCTGCAACAATTAGAGGCCTTAATTGATGAATATTACGAAGCCCAAACTCTAGATCCTTCCCGCTTGAAGTTAATCGGCGATCGCATTACCCAATTAGTCCAGCAGGAAAATCTGGCGCAAGACTTGGGGATTGGGCAATTCAGCCCCGAGGATTTAGCTCAATTTCTCACCCTAGCCGATGGCTACCTCTGCGAATTAAAAGAAGCCCAAATCCGCGACGGACTGCATATTTTTGGACAATGCCCCCAAGGGGAACAACTGCGAGATTTAATGATTTCCATTGCCCGACATTCTAGCTTAGGCCGTAAGGGCTTAATTCCCGCCCTCGCCCAAGATTTGGGCTATGATTTCGACCCCTTCGCCGTTGAACCAACGGTCATTATTTACCACACCAATGGTAGCACAAAAGCGGGTAAAATAGTAGAAGAATTGGAACAAAAAGCCATTTTTTTGGTCGAGGAAATGCTGAATAATCCTCAGGCTCAATTCCCCGACTGGGTGGGGGAAAAAACCCAAATCGAACTAAACTGGATGGGAGGATTTCTTTACCCCAGTTTAAAAGAAACCGAGCAAGAAATTCAGAACTTACTGACTGGATTAAACGGCGAATATATCCCCAGTGGGGCATCAGGCGCCCCCACCCGAGGACGGCCGGAAGTATTACCCACCGGGCGTAACTTTTACTCCGTTGATATTCGGAGCATTCCCACCGAAACCGCTTGGGATGTCGGGCGAAAAGCGGCTGAATTAGTCATTGAACGTTACACCCAAGAAAATGGGGAATATCCCCAATCTTTAGCCCTTTCCGTGTGGGGAACATCTACCATGAGAACAGGGGGAGATGATATTGCTCAAGTGTTAGCATTATTAGGGGTGCGTCCAGTGTGGGATGGGTTATCCCGTCGGGTGGTAGACTTTGAAATCCTGCCCCTTTCCGTGTTAAATCGCCCTCGCGTCGATGTCACCTTACGGATTTCTGGCTTTTTCCGGGATGCCTTCCCCAATCTGATTGATCTGGTTTATCATGCGATCGCCGCCGTTGCCAACCTGTCCGAATCTCCAGAGGACAATCCCCTAGCCCATCAGGTGCAGCAGGAAACCCACTTTTGGCAAGAAAACGGCCTAGAAGTCGAACAGGCCCAAACTCGTGCCTTACATCGCATTTTCGGGTCAAAACCGGGAGCTTATGGAGCCGGATTGCAGGGGTTAATTGAATCTCAAAACTGGACGAGTGACGAAGACTTAGCCCGGGCTTATTTAAACTGGAGTAGTTACGCTTATTCGCCCCAAAAACTCGGCGATTCTGCTCCAGAAGCCTTTGCAAAACGACTGGCAAACTTACAGATTGTTCTGCACAATCAAGACAACCGAGAACATGATTTATTAGACTCCGATGATTACTACCAATTCCAAGGGGGATTAACAGCCGCCGTGCGGGCGATTACGGGGCAAAATCCTACAACGTATTTCGGTGATAATTCCCTGCCCAGTCATCCCAAAATTCGCCATTTAAAAGAAGAAATTGCCCGGGTGTATCGTTCCCGAGTGGTCAATCCCAAATGGATAGCGGGAGCCATGCGTCATGGCTATAAAGGGGCTTTTGAAATGGCCGCCACCGTCGATTATTTATTTGCCTATGATGCCACTGCCCAATGTGTAGAAGATTTTATGTATGAAGGGGTAGCCAAGGCTTATTTATTAGAGGAAAACGTTCAGGCTTTTATTCAGGCTAAAAACCCTTGGGCTTTACGGGATATGGCCGAACGTTTATTAGAAGCCAATCAACGGGGATTATGGCAATCTGCACCCGGAGAAGTATTGGAACAGTTGAAACTTTTGGCTAATCAAGCGGAGGGTGAGATTGAGTCCAATTTAGGTTTAACGTTTCAAGGGAATAGGGAACGGGGAACGGGGAATCGGGAATAGGGAATCGGGAATCTGTGTAGGGGCGCAATGCTTGCGCCCTAGGGAGTCGGGGGGAGGGGGAGAGAGGGAGACAAGGAATTAAGACTTATTACCTATTACCTCACCCCTGTTCCCTGTTCCCTGTTCCCCGTTCCCTAAAATAAAAGAGTTTTGGCTATTCCCCTGCCCCCCTGCTCCCTTGCTTCCCCCCTGTTCTCACAAACAGACTCATTCAGCCAGCCCCAGAGAGCAAAACCCGCCCTAAATACTGAGATAAGGTAAAGGCATCAACGCCCAATTCTGTACGCTCCCGGGCGGCTAAAATCCCCGCTTGGGCGTGCCACCAGGCCGCACCCGCTACCCGTTGCTCTAGAGGGCGTTCTAAGGCCGTGGTTTGGGCAATTAACCCCCCGATTAATCCCGTTAACACATCCCCACTCCCCCCTCTCGCCAGCGCTGGTGTACTCTCCCCAATCACCCATTGAGAACCGTGGGGGGCTGCAATACAAGTTCTCGCCCCTTTGAGCAAAACTATAGTACCACTTTGTTCTGCCGCTTGTTGCGTAGCACTTAAGGCATTTTGGGGAGGAATATCTGGAAACAAGCGCTTAAACTCGCCCAGATGGGGGGTGAGAATCGTCGGGGAAGTCCGTTGAGAAAGCATAGCTAGGGTATGGGATACCGCCAAGATATTTAAGCCATCAGCATCCAGAATCAGGGGGGATTGGGCGGCTAATACCCCTTGCACCGCGTTCTCCGCCTCCACACTCACGCCCGGACCACAGGCGATCGCGCTATAATCTTCTAAAGGGATATTGGGCAATTCTGCGATCGCACCCGTTTCCGTTTCCGGGCAATCCAAAATCAACGCCTCCGGTAACATACTAACCAAAATAGGCTTTAAAGAACTCGGAATGGCAATCGACAACATCCCCACTCCACTCGCCCTCGCCCCCAAACCACTCAACAGCGCCGCCCCCGCAAAGCGTTTAGACCCACAAATTAACAACAAATGCCCCTGTTTATACTTATGCGTCACCACCGGACGCGGCAACGGTAAACTCTCCACAAACACCTCTCGCGTCATCCGTTGAATCAGCACCGGATGGGGTAAAACCGCCTCAATATCCGCCCCCGGAATTCCAAACTCCACTAACTCCACCTCCCCCAAATGACCCAGCGCCGCATCCTGAAAACAGGCCATCTTCCACAGCCCCAAACACAGCGTCCGACTCGCCCGAATCGCCACCCCTAAAACCTCCCCCGTATCCGTATGAATCCCCGACGGTAAATCAATACTTAAAACAGGCTTTCCCCATTGATTAATCCGCTCAAACGTCGTCGCAATTTCCCCCCGTAATTCCCGAGTTAAACCAAAACCAAAAATCCCATCAATTAAAACATCACACTCATATAAACTCTCAATCTCCCGACTAATCGAAATCCCCAAACTTTGAACATACTTAAAATGACAATCCGTTAACTCTTTCTTCTTTTCAAACGGACAAAAACCTGCTATAATATAGCCCTTTAAATGTAACTCCCGCGCCACCACCAGCGCATCTCCCCCATTGTGTCCCGGCCCAATTAAAACCCCCACTTTGGGATAACGAGACAGAGGATAAAGCTCCACAAAACGCCTTGTAATTAACCCCGCCACCTTCTCCATCAAAGCCGGAACAGGCATCCCCGCTTCAAAAATTCGCCCCTCAATTTGGCGCATTTGGTCAGCCGTGACCATAATTGAATGAATATTCATAACATCTACTAAAAAAAACCATCCCCTTGTGGGTGGGGGAATTAACCACACTAGCGATTGTAAAATACTCGGGCATTCGTCAACCCTTCAGACTGTAAACGACTTTGCCAATATTGGGCTTCCTCCAAACGTCGAAAGAACCCCACCGCAATATGTAATCCTCGCGGTTGGTCACGAATCACCACAAAACGGTTTAAATCAACAATACGCCGCACATTTTGACAGAGACTTAAAACCTGTTCTTCCCCCGTCGGAATCACCACCAAATACCCCCGAGACGACAAATCCACCGTCGGGCTACTTCTGGAATCAGGACAGACCCGATAGGCGGGAGGAGTTGGCGGTACAACGACCGGAGGCAACACCCCAACAGGAGGCGGAAAACCTGCCCCCGTCTCATACACCACCCGGCTAAAATTCCTATCCTCCTCCAAAATCCTCACCCGTAACCCTTCCCGTTCCAACTCCCGCGTCCGATTCAAGGCATTATCCCCATAGGAAAAACGCCCCACTTGGATCATTTGATCTGATCGCAAAAACGCCTCTCGGTCTACCCGACGCGCCCTTTCCAACGACCAAGGCCCCTCATAGGGAACCTGCACCGAAAAGCGACTATTGGGGGATAAACGGGGCGGAAAATCAACATTATCGTAGGAATACCCCCCAAAAAATTGACTTTCCTCCACCACAGGCACAGACCCCGGAGATTGCTGGGGTATGGCCGGGGGAAAAAACGTAGGAATTTGAGCCAAAGTCGCCACCTGGAACGCCCCCCACCCCAAGAGGACTCCCGGCAAGAATCCAAGAGACTTAATCCATTGTGGCCATCTGAGACAGTTCTTCATACCCACCCTATAGACTGTGTTTCCAACAAATACGCCATAATAGTAAAGCGATTATTCTCATTTTAATTTTTTCTTCGCTTAGGTTGACTAACCGTTAACCCTTGTGTCCCGCATTCCCTAAACCTGTTATGAGCAAAGTAGTTGTCGGTTTATCGGGTGGTGTTGATAGTTCAACAGCCGCCGCCATCCTCCATCATCAAGGCCATCAAGTCGTTGGTTTAACCCTTTGGTTAATGAAAGGGAAAGGTCAATGCTGTTCCGAAGGCATGGTTGACGCGGCAATGATTTGTGAACAGTTAGAAGTCCCCCATCATGTGGTTGATAGTCGGGACTTGTTTCAAGAACATATTGTAGACTATCTGGTTTCGGGCTATGAATCGGGCGTTACACCCTTACCTTGTTCTCAATGTAATCGCACGGTCAAATTTGGTCCGATGTTGAATTATGCCCAAGCTGAGTTAGGAATTGATTACATTGCCACAGGCCACTATGCGCGCATTCGCTACGATGAAGCCAGTGGGCGTTATCAGTTGCTTTGTGCGGTGGATAAACACAAAGATCAGTCTTATTTTTTGTATGATCTCTGTCAAGAGTTTTTAGCTCATACTTTGTTTCCTTTGGGGGAAATGACTAAGGAAGAAACCCGGAAAATTGCCGCTCAATATAATCTAAAAACGGCCGATAAACCGGAAAGTCAGGATTTATGTTTGGTGGAGTCTCATGGCTCCATGCGGGATTTTTTAGACCGTTATATTGACCGCAAAATGGGAGATATCGTCAACAAAGAGGGTAAGGTTTTAGGACAACACCAAGGCATTCACCACTACACCATCGGACAACGGAAAGGGATTGGGATTGCTGCGCCAGAACCCTTGTATGTGATGGCTTTGGACCCGGTGATGAATCGGGTTGTGGTGGGCAGTCGGGAAGATGCCACCCAACCGGATTGTACGGTACAACGGCTCAATTGGCTGTCGATTCCGGCTCCGGAAACTCCCATCCGTTGTCAAGCGCGGGTTCGTTATCGCACTCCTCCGGTTCCTGTTGATGTGATTCCTTTAGGGGATGGTCGGGTTAAGGTGGTGTTTGATGAACCTCAGTTTGGGATTACTCCCGGACAAGCGGCGGTTTTTTATGATGGGGAATTGTTGTTAGGAGGGGGAATTATTGAACGGTCTGTGTGACTTGCTGACAGAAAAACAAAAATAACATCGAGCGAGAGTTAGCTATATTTTTCAAAGCATGGAGGCTTCAAATGGATTGTTATTTCGGTTTGAGTCTTGACTTTTGACTTGACAGGTGATATCCTTGACAATGGGAGTGGTTGCGTTTTTGAAAATGCTGCAACCACTCCAATTATGAAACATTTTTTCTAAAATAATCCTCTCAAAATACCTGCTCCCTGTCTAGCAAAATTTACATTTTTTAATATTTTTTTTTATAATCTTAGACTTCGCGGCCATCGTTCGCGTAGGGTAGCAAGCAAAGTCTAGATGCAGTAACCGGAATCGGGAGTTGATTAGTATTACCTATTACCTATTCCCTATTACCTATTCCCTTGTTGAGTCTAGCATCTAGTTTTCTCACCTAAAAACTCGTCGTTTAATCCCTACGCTTGCTAATACAATGAATAGCATTCCTAAGAGAGACGTGGGTTCAGGAACGGAGGTCGGATCTTTAATTACCCGAGCGACTAAAAAGGCGGAAGAGGCTTTATATTCTTCGGTAATGAAGGAAGAAACGGGCGCAAATCCGGTCATCGTGCTGCTAAATCCTAACAATTCCAAAGTATATTTAAACCCATCCTTATTAAGTGTCGTGCTGCTAAAAGGATTGGTGAAATCAATTTTATCATCACAAGGGGTGCTACTGATTTGAAAAGCTGGACAGAGGCCAGCAACATTGGGCGTTTCATCAATCGTAAAGGTGTAGTTAAAAGCATAATTCACCCCATCAATCGCCATTGAAAGTAACAAATCGACTTCAGAGGCTGCCGTTCCACCCCACACCGGAAAGTTAAAATGGGTCAGTTCTCCTAAAACAAAATTGCTCCCACTACTAATTAAACCTAAACTGGCAGTCGTCTGAAAACCTAACCCACTTTGACCGCTAAGAGTTGCGGGATCTCCCCAGCGAACTTGGTCTGTTCCGAGTCCGTTAAAAACACTGGTGCCTTGAAGATTAGCCCAAGTTCCAGTAATGTTGTCAATGGTAAAAGAAGCCGCTTGAAGAGCCGGGGCAAGAGCAATCGTTAGGGCAGCCGTCCCCGATAAAATGCTAAATGACTTAGCACCTTTTGAGAGTTGAACCATCGTGAGTTTTTTCCTCCTAAAATCGTTTTTTCGGGTCAAATAACACTAATTCTGGCACGACTTACCAAGGACTGCCAATTAGTGTAAAGGAACTCCAATAGTAAGGATGAGTGAGGTTCGCATCCCCTAAAGTGGCTAACTCTGGACTGAGGGGGAAACGAGTGTCACCCATAATTAACTCTCCGGCCTCAACTCGGGCTTCACCGCGTAACATGGCGAGTTGTGCTTGTTGTAGGGCTTCGGTTTTGGTTGATTGTTCTTGGAGAGCCTGATAAAAACTAGCCATTAAGGTGGCAGTTCCTTGATCACTCACATACCAAAGACTCCCTAAAGCGGTTCTAGCCCCTGATGCGACGGCGAGGCCAGCGAAACCTAATTCCGCATTGCGATCGCCCAGTGCCGTCTGACAAGCACTCAACACCAGCAAATCCACCGGAGGACGGTGTAATCCCAACTCTCGCAAATTGGGTAACGGCACCTTGCCATGATGTAACGCTAAATAGGACTCCGTAATCCGCCCCGGTTTAAACGCCCCATGTGTCCCCAAATGCACAATACCATAAGGCCGTTGAGCGCGAGTCGCCCGCAAATTTTCCACCGTGAACTGTTCATTGAGAAACTTAGACCCCTGCCATAACTTTTGGGTGATTAACTCCAACTCAAAAGGCACCCCCGGAAGTGGGAGTAACTCCACCTCCTCATCCCTGAGATTAAACTCAGATGCTCCCATCGCTAACACTTGGGTACCGCGCAAATCCCGATAGGTCGTATCCGTGAGCGCTAAACTGGGCATCATCCCTAGACTAAACCGCTCAATCAGGAACTGGTTGCCATCATGGAGAGCGGCAATAGGGAGCGATCGCAATCCCCCATCCATCACAAAAGCAATATTATCAATCTCCCGCGCCTCTAACTCCCGTTCCAACGGAGCAATCACCCACTGATATAACTGTTGGGCAGGTTCCATAAAAGCCCTCGGACGGCGAGCATTCGTCACCGTGCGGCGCAAGTGATCCGCCTGTTCCATCACCTGACCTCGCGTCACCCCAAACACCGTCCGAATAATTGGGCGACCTTGAGGCGTAATCAGAACCAGCCTCAACTCATCACTCTCCGACCCAAAAGGACTCTCCTGTTGATTTTGTGCCAAATCCCAAAATAGAGGATTCGCCGAGGCAAAAAGACGCTCCTCAGACAAATCCGGCGGGAATAAATTCGCCACCGAAGCCCCAAAACTCACATAAACCAAAGCCGGAGTAATATCAGCTTGACGCGCAATATTCGTTAAAACATCCTGAGCTTCCCCTAGTGTCACTTCAGGCACATCTTCAATCAACCCCTCAAAATACTCCTCAAACTCCGACGTAAAGCTACTATCGAGTTCCTCTTGAACCGTATCCAAAACCGAAGAACCATCCCCCATCACCTCATCAAAACTCTCCCCCTCCTCAAACCAATCATCCCCCTGTTCATCCCCCAACAACAGATCCTCACAGCCCACACAATCGCGGAAATCAAACGCTCCAGAGTCTTCT contains the following coding sequences:
- a CDS encoding THxN family PEP-CTERM protein: MVQLSKGAKSFSILSGTAALTIALAPALQAASFTIDNITGTWANLQGTSVFNGLGTDQVRWGDPATLSGQSGLGFQTTASLGLISSGSNFVLGELTHFNFPVWGGTAASEVDLLLSMAIDGVNYAFNYTFTIDETPNVAGLCPAFQISSTPCDDKIDFTNPFSSTTLNKDGFKYTLELLGFSSTMTGFAPVSSFITEEYKASSAFLVARVIKDPTSVPEPTSLLGMLFIVLASVGIKRRVFR
- the cobN gene encoding cobaltochelatase subunit CobN, yielding MHRIAATPGGWSPDTEGVILIEQTPAPIIFLTAADTDIQTLGGAIAHLPVGFPAIRAVNILQLQQQLSIDHYGEQVLSQAKVIILRLLGGQSYWSYGLEVVQDWVEQEGIELWLIPGDDRPDPELMSHSSVSLADVNQLWSYLLAGGVDNFVQGLQFVADVSLGTNYQPDLPKTVENVGIYAPVLTHNHLPKVGILFYRSHYLAGNLAPIDGLIEALSQLELCPVAVFVSSLRDESLHGKLLGYLSGIELLLNTTSFSLAKMGEAEQLGLWKRLNVPVMQVILSGGTEAQWEQSDQGLTPRDVAMNVALPEVDGRVITRAISFKSVASWNADLETDVVVYQSRCDRLQFVAHCAKRWVDLKQTPPQNRKIALILANYPNKDGRIANGVGLDTPASCVGILRALQDAGYEVGCHPLPTSGDDLIQQLISFSTNDLESQGLRPVQQTLSRDVYEAYFATLPPSIQGAILERWGAIPDTDFSLPGIQWGNIFVGIQPSRGYDLDPSLNYHAPDLEPTHHYLAYYFWLREVFQSQAIVHVGKHGNLEWLPGKSLALSETCYPEIALGTIPNFYPFIVNDPGEGSQAKRRGQAIILDHLTPPLTRAELYGPLQQLEALIDEYYEAQTLDPSRLKLIGDRITQLVQQENLAQDLGIGQFSPEDLAQFLTLADGYLCELKEAQIRDGLHIFGQCPQGEQLRDLMISIARHSSLGRKGLIPALAQDLGYDFDPFAVEPTVIIYHTNGSTKAGKIVEELEQKAIFLVEEMLNNPQAQFPDWVGEKTQIELNWMGGFLYPSLKETEQEIQNLLTGLNGEYIPSGASGAPTRGRPEVLPTGRNFYSVDIRSIPTETAWDVGRKAAELVIERYTQENGEYPQSLALSVWGTSTMRTGGDDIAQVLALLGVRPVWDGLSRRVVDFEILPLSVLNRPRVDVTLRISGFFRDAFPNLIDLVYHAIAAVANLSESPEDNPLAHQVQQETHFWQENGLEVEQAQTRALHRIFGSKPGAYGAGLQGLIESQNWTSDEDLARAYLNWSSYAYSPQKLGDSAPEAFAKRLANLQIVLHNQDNREHDLLDSDDYYQFQGGLTAAVRAITGQNPTTYFGDNSLPSHPKIRHLKEEIARVYRSRVVNPKWIAGAMRHGYKGAFEMAATVDYLFAYDATAQCVEDFMYEGVAKAYLLEENVQAFIQAKNPWALRDMAERLLEANQRGLWQSAPGEVLEQLKLLANQAEGEIESNLGLTFQGNRERGTGNRE
- a CDS encoding bifunctional ADP-dependent NAD(P)H-hydrate dehydratase/NAD(P)H-hydrate epimerase, with product MNIHSIMVTADQMRQIEGRIFEAGMPVPALMEKVAGLITRRFVELYPLSRYPKVGVLIGPGHNGGDALVVARELHLKGYIIAGFCPFEKKKELTDCHFKYVQSLGISISREIESLYECDVLIDGIFGFGLTRELRGEIATTFERINQWGKPVLSIDLPSGIHTDTGEVLGVAIRASRTLCLGLWKMACFQDAALGHLGEVELVEFGIPGADIEAVLPHPVLIQRMTREVFVESLPLPRPVVTHKYKQGHLLLICGSKRFAGAALLSGLGARASGVGMLSIAIPSSLKPILVSMLPEALILDCPETETGAIAELPNIPLEDYSAIACGPGVSVEAENAVQGVLAAQSPLILDADGLNILAVSHTLAMLSQRTSPTILTPHLGEFKRLFPDIPPQNALSATQQAAEQSGTIVLLKGARTCIAAPHGSQWVIGESTPALARGGSGDVLTGLIGGLIAQTTALERPLEQRVAGAAWWHAQAGILAARERTELGVDAFTLSQYLGRVLLSGAG
- the mnmA gene encoding tRNA 2-thiouridine(34) synthase MnmA is translated as MSKVVVGLSGGVDSSTAAAILHHQGHQVVGLTLWLMKGKGQCCSEGMVDAAMICEQLEVPHHVVDSRDLFQEHIVDYLVSGYESGVTPLPCSQCNRTVKFGPMLNYAQAELGIDYIATGHYARIRYDEASGRYQLLCAVDKHKDQSYFLYDLCQEFLAHTLFPLGEMTKEETRKIAAQYNLKTADKPESQDLCLVESHGSMRDFLDRYIDRKMGDIVNKEGKVLGQHQGIHHYTIGQRKGIGIAAPEPLYVMALDPVMNRVVVGSREDATQPDCTVQRLNWLSIPAPETPIRCQARVRYRTPPVPVDVIPLGDGRVKVVFDEPQFGITPGQAAVFYDGELLLGGGIIERSV